One stretch of Nycticebus coucang isolate mNycCou1 chromosome 7, mNycCou1.pri, whole genome shotgun sequence DNA includes these proteins:
- the IMP4 gene encoding U3 small nucleolar ribonucleoprotein protein IMP4 isoform X1 codes for MLRREARLRREYLYRKAREEARRTAQEKKEKVRRALEENRLIPTELRREALALQGSLEFDDAGGEGVTSHVDDEYRWAGVEDPKIMITTSRDPSSRLKMFAKELKLVFPGAQRMNRGRHEVGALVRACKANGVTDLLVIHEHRGTPVGLIVSHLPFGPTAYFTLCNVVMRHDIPDLGTMSEAKPHLITHGFSSRLGKRVSLGSWCQVWGPGIRLRARPARHCRSLPPCPQVSDILRYLFPVPKDDSHRVITFANQDDYISFRHHVYRKTDHRNVELIEVGPRFELKLYMIRLGTLEQEATADVEWRWHPYTNTARKRVFLSTE; via the exons ATG CTGCGCCGCGAAGCCCGCCTGCGCCGCGAGTACCTGTACCGCAAGGCCAGAGAAGAAGCGCGGCGGACGGCCcaggagaagaaggaaaaggtcCGGCGCGCGCTCGAAG AAAACCGCCTGATTCCCACTGAGTTACGCCGGGAGGCTCTGGCCTTACAGGGGTCTCTGGAGTTCGACGATGCCGGCGGCGAAG GTGTGACCAGCCATGTGGATGACGAGTATCGATGGGCAGGGGTTGAGGATCCTAAGATCATGATCACTACGTCCAGAGACCCCAGTTCCCGCCTCAAGATGTTTGCAAAG GAACTGAAACTGGTCTTCCCAGGCGCCCAGCGCATGAACCGAGGCCGGCATGAGGTGGGAGCCCTGGTGCGAGCCTGTAAAGCTAACGGGGTCACTGACCTGCTGGTTATCCATGAGCATCGAGGCACACCTG TGGGGCTCATTGTCAGCCATCTGCCCTTTGGCCCCACGGCCTACTTCACTCTGTGCAACGTGGTCATGCGGCACGATATCCCGGACCTGGGCACCATGTCTGAGGCCAAGCCCCACCTCATCACTCATGGCTTCTCCTCTCGCTTGGGCAAGCGGGTGAGTCTAGGGTCCTGGTGCCAGGTCTGGGGGCCAGGGATCAGGTTGAGGGCCAGGCCAGCCAGGCATTGCCGCTCCCTTCCTCCATGCCCCCAGGTTTCTGACATCCTCCGTTACCTGTTCCCGGTACCCAAAGATGACAGCCACCGTGTCATCACCTTCGCAAACCAGGATGACTACATCTCTTTCCG GCACCACGTCTACAGGAAGACGGACCATCGAAATGTGGAGCTGATCGAAGTCGGGCCTCGCTTTGAGCTGAAGT TGTACATGATTCGCCTGGGCACCCTGGAGCAAGAGGCCACGGCAGATGTGGAGTGGCGCTGGCACCCCTACACCAACACTGCACGCAAGAGGGTCTTCCTGAGCACCGAGTGA
- the IMP4 gene encoding U3 small nucleolar ribonucleoprotein protein IMP4 isoform X2, which produces MLRREARLRREYLYRKAREEARRTAQEKKEKVRRALEENRLIPTELRREALALQGSLEFDDAGGEGVTSHVDDEYRWAGVEDPKIMITTSRDPSSRLKMFAKELKLVFPGAQRMNRGRHEVGALVRACKANGVTDLLVIHEHRGTPVGLIVSHLPFGPTAYFTLCNVVMRHDIPDLGTMSEAKPHLITHGFSSRLGKRVSDILRYLFPVPKDDSHRVITFANQDDYISFRHHVYRKTDHRNVELIEVGPRFELKLYMIRLGTLEQEATADVEWRWHPYTNTARKRVFLSTE; this is translated from the exons ATG CTGCGCCGCGAAGCCCGCCTGCGCCGCGAGTACCTGTACCGCAAGGCCAGAGAAGAAGCGCGGCGGACGGCCcaggagaagaaggaaaaggtcCGGCGCGCGCTCGAAG AAAACCGCCTGATTCCCACTGAGTTACGCCGGGAGGCTCTGGCCTTACAGGGGTCTCTGGAGTTCGACGATGCCGGCGGCGAAG GTGTGACCAGCCATGTGGATGACGAGTATCGATGGGCAGGGGTTGAGGATCCTAAGATCATGATCACTACGTCCAGAGACCCCAGTTCCCGCCTCAAGATGTTTGCAAAG GAACTGAAACTGGTCTTCCCAGGCGCCCAGCGCATGAACCGAGGCCGGCATGAGGTGGGAGCCCTGGTGCGAGCCTGTAAAGCTAACGGGGTCACTGACCTGCTGGTTATCCATGAGCATCGAGGCACACCTG TGGGGCTCATTGTCAGCCATCTGCCCTTTGGCCCCACGGCCTACTTCACTCTGTGCAACGTGGTCATGCGGCACGATATCCCGGACCTGGGCACCATGTCTGAGGCCAAGCCCCACCTCATCACTCATGGCTTCTCCTCTCGCTTGGGCAAGCGG GTTTCTGACATCCTCCGTTACCTGTTCCCGGTACCCAAAGATGACAGCCACCGTGTCATCACCTTCGCAAACCAGGATGACTACATCTCTTTCCG GCACCACGTCTACAGGAAGACGGACCATCGAAATGTGGAGCTGATCGAAGTCGGGCCTCGCTTTGAGCTGAAGT TGTACATGATTCGCCTGGGCACCCTGGAGCAAGAGGCCACGGCAGATGTGGAGTGGCGCTGGCACCCCTACACCAACACTGCACGCAAGAGGGTCTTCCTGAGCACCGAGTGA
- the CCDC115 gene encoding coiled-coil domain-containing protein 115: MAALGLRVELDSLLLQLLGDLEELEAKRAALNTRVEEGWLSLAKARYAMGAKSVGPLQYASCMEPQVCVRASEAQDGLQKFRVVKAGAQTPEEVGPREEGLRRRKGPTKTPVQESSEGPQDPLNWFGILVPHSLRQAQASFRDGLQLAADIASLQNRIDWGQSQFRELQEKLKQPEPGAV; encoded by the exons ATGGCTGCGCTAGGTCTGAGGGTAGAGCTGGACTCGCTGCTCCTGCAGCTACTCGGAGACCTAGAGGAGCTAGAGGCAAAGCGGGCGGCGTTGAACACCCGGGTAGAGGAG GGATGGCTCTCGCTCGCCAAGGCTCGCTACGCCATGGGCGCCAAGTCTGTAGGACCCCTGCAGTATGCTTCCTGTATGGAGCCCCAGGTCTGCGTCCGTGCCAG TGAGGCCCAGGATGGACTCCAGAAGTTCAGGGTGGTGAAAGCTGGCGCCCAGACCCCAGAGGAGGTGGGACCCCGTGAGGAAG GTTTGCGCAGGCGCAAGGGCCCCACTAAGACTCCAGTGCAAGAGTCCTCAGAGGGCCCCCAGGACCCTCTGAACTGGTTCGGAATCCTGGTTCCTCACAGTCTACGGCAGGCCCAAGCTAGCTTCCGGGATG gcCTACAGCTGGCTGCAGACATAGCCAGCCTTCAGAACCGCATCGACTGGGGGCAAAGCCAGTTCCGGGAGCTCCAGGAGAAACTCAAGCAGCCAGAGCCTGGGGCTGTCTGA